TTCCGACAGCGATGCGCAGGAACGTCGGAGGAATGCGCTTGACCACGGGCGGTCCACAGTAGCCACCACAGAAGGCCCCTATCGCCAGCGCCAGCGCAGCGAGCCAATCGACTTGGCCGGAGAACGCAAAGATCACGGCCGCAACCAGGTTCGCGACGCCCAGAAAAAAGCTCTTCAGAATGCTGGCGCGCCATATCGTTTCGGATGTGGCAATCAGGGCGAGCGCCAAGAAGATCACCCCGGCACCTGCCCCGAAGTACCCGCCGTAGACAGCAACCAAGAACAGTGCGAACGGATACAGCGTCGGAAACTGTCGATTTCCGGACAGCTTTCGAATCCTCGGTTGCAGTAGGAGCGCGAGGGCCGCGAACGCAACGAGGAACGGCACCACCACCTCGAAGGATCCCGCGGGCGCAACGAGCAGAACGACGGCACCGACCAGCCCACCGGCTGCCGAATAGACGGCATAGCGCACCAGCTGCTTACCGTCCTTGGCGAGCTCGGCCGAAGCATTCGTCGTCGCGCCCACACCGACGGCGACCATCGCCACCGTGTTGGTGACATTTGCGCTCACCGGAGGCAACCCGGCCGCCAGTAAGGCTGGATACGACACCAACGACGCCATCCCGGTCACGAAGCCGACGAGGCCGGCGAAGTAACCAGCCACCACGAGCAGACCGAAATGAAGCACAGGGGGGCTACTCGGCGATGCCGGAGTCCATGCCTCGGATCAGGCGGGTACTCATCTTCACGGCCTGGTCCGTTCCGTCCGCGTCCTCGATGTAGACGGCAAACGCAAGGTCGCCTCGGTTGGCAATGAACCACCGATCGTCGCCACTGTTACCCGCGAAACCTGTCAATCCCGCGTACGCGTCGAGTCCTTCGGCATGAGCAGAGTCCACCAACATTTTACGGAGCCTGGCCAGGGCTTCAGGCGGAATCGAATCGGTCGACTGGTCGGCGACGGCGGTCTGACCGACGACGATCGACGGAAGGGGCGCTGCTCCACGGGAGATCGCCGCACCCATCTGAGCCAGGCCGAACGGCGTCATCGACTCCGCAGACCTCTCGTTTCCGACGGACCGGATCCGATCGATCGACCCACCCGGTCCGGATCGCTGACCGGCGAAGGCGTCGAGTCCTGGCATCGAGTAGTTGACCCCGAGGCCGAGCTGAGTCGGCGTGCCCGGGTTTTCACCGGACTGCAGGGCGTCGAGCATTGCCGTTGCCGATCCCGTCGGATACATACCCGAGAACGCAATCTGCCCCTGCTCGTTGGCGTAACTGTTCTGAGCAGCCGCGACGATGGCACCGGTCGACGGCACGATGGCCACGATCGACGCGGAGGTCCCGACGCTCACCACGGCATCCTCGGCTGCCAACTGAATCCGAGGATCGAGCGTGGCATGCAGGTCCGGACCGCCAGGGCCCTGGAACCCCACCTGACGCGCCGGAATTCCGTCGGCACCGACGACGTCCACTGCCCAACCGGACGTCGCGTCGCGGCCGAGTTGCCAGGCGTCGCGAATCGAATCGAGCAACGGGGAGGTGATGCGCCGATCGCCCGCGATCAGTTTGGGTGTCTGCGAGATCACGACTCCGGGAATAGCACGCAGATCGTCCTCGAGAACCGAGAAGTCGTCGTCGCGCAGGTTCACCGCGAGTACCGGGGCACCTGGTGCGGCAGTGAGTTCGGAGGTCAACGATTCTGCAGTGATCAACGGCGCTACGACGTCGATCACGTCGGCGAGTCGCGCCGCGGACGCTGCCGGGTCGGGCATCTGTGCAGGGTCGAGAGAGACGGCGTTGATGGTGCGCTCACTCATCAGGACGTTCTGCGCAGCGTCGAATACCAGGGGTGGCGGCGCGTCCGTTCGGGTGTAGTGCACTGCGCTGACCAAGCCCGGTGCAAGGATGTCCGGCTCCCAGGTGATCCGCCAGCCCACGCTCAGTTTCTTCGCGCTGCCGCGCGTCGAGTACTGCCAATCCTTGCCCTCGCCGAAGTTCCACGCCGAGCCGAGGGTGAAGAACCCCGAGTCTTGGTCGAGGTCGATGAATTGCGAGAGTTCGAACTGCGAGGTTGATTTTCCGCCCGCGGACAGACCGTCGAACATCTGTGAGATCGACGATGCCGCAGCGTTGGGGTACGACGTCAGCTCGGCGGCTGCTTCGACGTCGCGGTCGTTGAGCGCCTCGACGAAGTCGGACACCGTGGATTCGGCTCCACTATTAGGGCGATCGAGGGTCCACGTGGCAAGTGATGCGGCCAACACCAACGTTGCGCCGAGGGCCACTACATATCGGACACGAATACGACGAGGCATCAGTGACCTTCCAGAACTCATGGGTCACAATATTCACTGTAGCCACAAGGGTAACAAGCACGACAGACATACACTCTGGTCACGATTGGGCCACGCCAGGTATCTGCCTGCCGGCCCGCTACCGCAGGAGCTTACCTGCTGCTTCGAGCGCGGGACCCGAACTTTGCCCACCCGCTACGAAGACCGCGAAGGCAAGATCACCCGCGATCCCGACGAACCAACCGTGCGCGATCTCGTTGTTCGGCCCGAACTCGGCAGTTCCGGTTTTACCCAGTAGGCCGGGGATGTCCTGCAACTGCGTGGCCGTGCCATTGGTGACGGTCTCGCGCATCATCGCCTTCACCTGTTCGGCTACCTGCGGATCCACAGGTTTCGGCGTCGCATTCGCTACACCGGGCTGTCCGTCGAGAAGCGTCGGAGCCTTCAACATGCCACTCGCGATCGACGACGCGACGAGAGCCATCCCGAACGGTGACGCCGTCACCTGCCCCTGACCGATGGCGGATTCGACGCGTTGCGCCGGCGTAGCTGCGAGAGGGACGTTGCCGGTGACCGAGGTCAGCCCTGGC
This region of Rhodococcus sp. PAMC28707 genomic DNA includes:
- a CDS encoding sulfite exporter TauE/SafE family protein; translated protein: MLHFGLLVVAGYFAGLVGFVTGMASLVSYPALLAAGLPPVSANVTNTVAMVAVGVGATTNASAELAKDGKQLVRYAVYSAAGGLVGAVVLLVAPAGSFEVVVPFLVAFAALALLLQPRIRKLSGNRQFPTLYPFALFLVAVYGGYFGAGAGVIFLALALIATSETIWRASILKSFFLGVANLVAAVIFAFSGQVDWLAALALAIGAFCGGYCGPPVVKRIPPTFLRIAVGILGLGLAAWLMWK
- a CDS encoding NTF2-like N-terminal transpeptidase domain-containing protein, which gives rise to MSSGRSLMPRRIRVRYVVALGATLVLAASLATWTLDRPNSGAESTVSDFVEALNDRDVEAAAELTSYPNAAASSISQMFDGLSAGGKSTSQFELSQFIDLDQDSGFFTLGSAWNFGEGKDWQYSTRGSAKKLSVGWRITWEPDILAPGLVSAVHYTRTDAPPPLVFDAAQNVLMSERTINAVSLDPAQMPDPAASAARLADVIDVVAPLITAESLTSELTAAPGAPVLAVNLRDDDFSVLEDDLRAIPGVVISQTPKLIAGDRRITSPLLDSIRDAWQLGRDATSGWAVDVVGADGIPARQVGFQGPGGPDLHATLDPRIQLAAEDAVVSVGTSASIVAIVPSTGAIVAAAQNSYANEQGQIAFSGMYPTGSATAMLDALQSGENPGTPTQLGLGVNYSMPGLDAFAGQRSGPGGSIDRIRSVGNERSAESMTPFGLAQMGAAISRGAAPLPSIVVGQTAVADQSTDSIPPEALARLRKMLVDSAHAEGLDAYAGLTGFAGNSGDDRWFIANRGDLAFAVYIEDADGTDQAVKMSTRLIRGMDSGIAE